The Leptospira sp. WS60.C2 genome includes the window CAATTTCGCATGAGCAATGTCACGAGCTACAACCAAGCGACCAGACAACATAACACGCGTTTTGACAGGATACTTGGACAATAGTTTTAGAATCTCTGGCATAGGTTGGTTGAGATTGATGTGCACAGCTTCAGAATTGGAATCCACATCATCAATGGTTGGCAGAAATTTTGTTGGGTCGTATTCGAGTTTTTCTAAAAAGATTCCGTCTTTTGTGATCTTTGCTTTGATGTTTCGATCGGCACTGCAACTCACACCAAGACCTACTGGACATGAAGCACCATGGCGCGGAAGTCGAATGACTTTGAAGTCATGGGCAAGGTACTTACCACCAAATTGAGCTCCGATTCCTGATTTTTGAGAGGCCGCAAGCATCTTCTCTTCAAGTTCAAGATCTCTAAAAGCTGATCCGTATTTATCTCCTTTTGTAGGGAGGTGATCCAAATACCCAGCTGATGCGAGTTTTACGGTCTTTAAATTTGCTTCTGCTGAGGTTCCACCAATCACAACGGCGATATGGTATGGAGGGCATGCAGCAGTTCCTAAATTGGCAACTTTGTCTGCGATAAATTTTTCTAATGAGGCAGGATTGAGAAGGGCTTTTGTTTCTTGGAAGAGATAGGTTTTGTTTGCTGACCCGCCTCCTTTTGCTAAGAAGAGAAAACTATACTTATCTCCAGGTGTTGAATAAATGTCAATCTGAGCCGGTAAGTTGGATCCTGAATTCACCTCTTCATACATTGTGAGTGGAACCACTTGGGAGTAACGAAGGTTTCGATTTACATAGGTATTATAAATTCCGCGCGAGAGAGCTTCAGCATCATCACCACCAGTGATTACATACTCACCTTTTTTTGCCATGACAATCCCTGTTCCTGTGTCTTGACAAGAAGGGAGTTGTTTGTCTGCAGCAATGACCGCATTTTTCAGAAGTGCCATCGCCACAAAGCGATCGTTTGGTGTTGCTTCTGGATCGTCTAAAATTTTACGAACCTTAGACAAATGTTCTGTTCTGAGATAGAACGATACATCTTCCATTGCTTTTTCAGCAAGGAAAGTTAGACCTTCTGGTTCTACTTTCAGAATCTCTTTATCGCCAAAGGGAATGGTACTGACATAGTCTTTTGTCAAAAGTTTGTATTCCGTTGTGTCCTGAGTGAGTGGGAATGGATCGGCGTAAAAGAATTCTGGCATGGTAACCTCTAGATGGTACTTCTAATCTCTAAGGATTCCCTCTTTCGTAAATGAATTTTTCAGGAAGACAGAGAGAGATTCTTCTGAGATACATTGCTTGTGGAACCAAAGATTTTTGATCAAATCGCCAAGCAGTATGATACCGAAGACCGAATCCAATTAGCCCACCGCATCTTGGAAAAACTAAAACCTTTTTTAACAAATACGAAAGAAAGTTGCTTATTGGACTTTGGCTGTGGCACTGGATTGCTTGGAATCCCCCTCACATCCCTTTACAAGGAAGTGCTTTTTTGCGATGATTCAAACGTAATGTTAGATGTTGTTCAGTCCAAGATCCAAGCACAGAACATTACCAATGCCAAAACCATTTCCCTTACAAATTGGATCCAGACACCTACCTTTTCCGTAGATCAAATTTTACTCTCTCTCGTTCTTTTACATATTCCAGATACTCAATCCATTTTAAAAACCCTATCGGACCGTCTCAAACCCAATGGAAAAGTTTTCATCGTGGACTTTCTAAAAAATGAAAAGGTGTCTCACCCGAAAGTTCACAATGGATTTGTGACTGAGGCATTAGAACAGACTTTCAAATCAATTGGATTTCGAGCCGTGATTTCTTCGGTCATTTTAGAAGAGAAAAAAGTGTTTATGAACGATGACGCTTCTTTGTTTTTACTCATCGCAGAAAAATAAAACCATCGTTATGCGCATCTCTATTTTTTGAAACCAGAGAGACCCTTTGATTCTGTATCTGCATTTTTGAGAAGAGCGCGTAAGTCTTCAGGAATGGGCATTGGTGCAAAAATGGGAACAGATGCACTGCCTGTATTTCCCACTGGAATTCGATTGAACAGACTGCCTATCCATCCAAAAACCATTCGGATGAACTGACCATACACTTCTCTTAGGTCTCCTTTCCGAATTCCAAAGAGGAACATTCGAAAATGACTCCCTGTATGAGGAACTGGATAGTATTGTCCAATGATATGTGCCCTTTCCAGAAATCTCCATGCAGCTAAATCATTGTTTTGCGATACACTCATCTTGTAGTTTTGGATTTCATTTTGATAGGCAACTTTAAAATTGGTAGGCATGAGTAGATTGAGTTTCATATAGGAATCCTTTTCCTTCTCTTCTTGCAGGAGATGAGATAAAAATCAAACTTACAAAAGTGCCAATTCCCATTCGAGCAAATTTTCCTAGGGAACGAACTTCTATCTAAGTGTGAGTGACGATGGTTGGTGTGCGATAATTTCGAATCCAGGATTCTGATAAAACCGGATCTTCGTAAAAATGTTCATTTTCCTTTCCGAATCTTTTTTCGTATTCTTGGATTTTGTAGCCATCTTGATGACAATGTACAGCCGCATAACACTGACACTCGTTTGTTGTCGTGATTTTTAAAGCATTAGCTTCTTCAAACAAATCTAAATAACCAATCCTCCATCCATATCGACTTAAAAGGAGTGGGATGACACTTCGATAAGCTTTATGGGCATCCACTGAACTTGGACTGAGGCCATGTAAATTGACAAACATTTTAAATTGGGTTCCTTTTGGGAGCGTTTGAAATACATCTTGCAGTTCCTGTTCCCACTCGATGACATCTGATACTGTGACAGGTCCAGTCAATCGAGTGATGATTAAACTTTCGTTTTGTTCCCATTTTGTATAAAATTCGACATTCATAATAATTAGACAAAATGATAAGTTTTTTCATTTTATAAAACTTAATGAAAATCAAAAGTTTTAATCAAATAAATGAATTCCAAAACGACTCAAAATCATTTGGAACAGATAAAATAAAAATATTGTCAATAAAATACTTACAAATAATGATATCCAGAATCCAATCCATTGATTGAGTCTAGGAAATACTAAAAACATTGGTAAAGTAGGAATCACAAACCAAAAAGTATAATAGGCATGATTCGATATCTTATCATTAGCTACATTTTCCATTTTCAACCAAACAAGCGTTAAAATTGATACAAAAGGAAGAGATGCAATCAAACTTCCTAACCGATCATTTCGTTTGGCAACTTCGGAAATGAAGACAACAAGAGCTGCCGTAACTGCGTATTTAAAAATTAGATATACCATTGCTTTCCTCTACTCTCGTGGAACTATAGATTTCTTTCGCGAAGCCACTTTTTTCGTGGCCCGCTTTCTTAATTTAGCTTTCTTCGAATTTTTTTTGAGACGATTTGATTCATATAAGTTGATCCACTCTGTAGGACTCATCTTCGATACAAGTTCACCGAGGAGTTTCCAAGGAATGTCTTCTAACTTCCGAAAACGAATGCAACTTTTCCCCATATCCAATTTGGATGAGGAATGTTTTGGATATTCGGTTTGGAACCATTTGAGTAATTTTGGATCGGAATAGATTCCCATATGGTAAAGGGCAAGTCCATTCTTTTGACAAGCGATATGGAGAAATGGTAACGCAAGTTCGGGTGTTACATGGTATCCAGCCGGATAAAGTTTTTTCGGAACCACATACGCGATCATATTATATTGAAAGGTCTCTTCAAAACCTTTGGGGAGATTTTTTTTGACCAAGTTTCGGAGTTTTAGAAATGAAACCTTTTGGTCCTCTGGTAAAGATTTGATGTAATCTTCGACTGTAGCAAACATAACTATATCCTTCTATTTCTCTTACTTTGAATCTGAATGTTTACGACTCTGGTTTTCCATTAGGTTACTCAAGGAAACAATTGAATCCCAAAACGACTTAATAGGATCTGAAACAGATAAAATAAGAGAATTGTCATTAAACTACTAAGAGTGAGTGCCATCCAAAATCCAAACATGGCATTCAATTTAGGAAACACCAAAAACATTGGCAAAGTGGGAATCACAAACCAAAAGGTATAATAGGCATGATTCGAAATTTTTTCTGCGGAAGCGGATTCCAAATGCAACCAAATGAGCGTTAGAATCATAACCAAAGGAAGGGAAGCAATCAAACTTCCCAACCGATCATTTCGTTTTACAATTTCAGAGATAATGACAACCAGCGCTGCGGTGATTGCGTATTTAAAAATGATATAAACCATGATCTTACCTGATTTTGGTTAGAATCTATTTTCGAAAAACATGATTGAAGTGAAAGTCCAGAAACTCTTTTGAAGGTAAAAATTTATCAGGCAAATTTATAGTTTGATTTTCATACCGTTTAAACATATCTAGATAAGCATTGTCATTTATATAATCATTTAGAGAATCAGATATTTTGATTTTAAAATCAGGAGTTATCGTTATAAAACCTTTATCGAAAGCACTATCATGGAGAGAATTTAAACATAGTCCATTGCGAGGATTAATGCGATTTTTCTCGTCTCTACTCCAAGGAACTATATGACTCGCAACTAATAATTCAGGAACAGACAAACCTGTGATACAGCATTTTAAATCATAAGATGAAAGTACTGCACTTCGAAAAAATGATTGATTAATTCTTGATTTAATGACTACTTCTTTCTCCTTCCCAAGAGGAATGATTTCCAAATCTTCAGCAATACTATCTTCAATCGTCCTATTTTGATATTTTGCTATGAGTAATTCACTTTCATAAGCTAAGCTTTCCCAATTCTCATTAAATTCATTCCAAATAATCTCATCAAGTTTACTTCCATTTCCTAGCCCAACTATCCCTCTCATTCTTAAATTCGGATCTAATCTTCCAAAATTTCCGATTTTCATATTCAAAGCGGAAGGAGAGCGACCGATTATTTTTGCATATTTGATTATAATCGGGTTACTTTTACTGCTTTTATTAAACGGAATTTTGCAGTATACATTGAAAGCAATAATCGTCTCTTCTCTTGTCCAATGATTACTCTTTTCCAATTTCAACTACCTTTAGTGTTGGTACCGAATAGTCTTTTAAGATACCATCAAGTAATTCTTTTGTTATATCAGAACTGCCTGCAAGAATCGTTTGAAAAACTTCGATTCTATCATCATTTGTCAGGGAATTCAGTCTCTCATCATCCCTAAAAAATAACATAAAATCTTCTCTTGTAAATTCCTTGTTGTTCTTCTTCATATCCAAACTCCTCTTATTTTTTTACGTTTCCCCTCGCGCCAGCGATTGCAGCGGAAATCCTTTCCCGTTAGGGAAAGATTGGAGCAAAAAGCGCGGTCGTGCCAGGAAAAATTTTGATTCGCATAACAAGTTCGAGGCGCCCAAAATCTTCACAAACCAATTCAATTGATCCCAACCCATTTCCTAGGTATAAAAAAACCCACCATTTGGTGGGCTTCATATAGAGAATGGTTCTCTTAGTATTTTTTAGTTTTCGTTATTTAGAAACAACTTGGAAAGTCACACGACGGTTGATCGCATCTTTTTCATCAAAACCAGAAATTGGTTTAGAAGATCCAGCTGCTTTTGTCACGATTCTTTCTGCAGGGATCCCTTGTTTCACAAGAGCCGCTTTTACAGCATCAGAACGAATTTGTGAGTAGTATCCGTTTCCTTTTTTAGAACCTTCTGCTTCTTCTGGTCCAGATGCATCAGCATGTCCAGTGATTTCGATTGCATAACTGTCAGGAAGTTTTGCAAGAGCGTCTTTGATATAAGCAACATTGTCTTTTGCCCAAGTTTTGAAATCTTCTGCTTGGATGTCTGCTTGTTTGTAGCTAAATCCTCTGCGACGAACGCCATCTGGGTAACGGTAGTCTTTGAGTGCTACGTTGATTTCGTCCAAAAGAGCTCCGTTGAGATCTCTGGAAGAAACTCCCGTTTTGTTCTCCGTAGTTGTGGACGTTGTTTCTTTTGGAGTTTCTTTTTCTTCAGAAGACGAACAATTCGTGAATGAAATAGAAAGACCTACGAGGAGGATGAGGCTTAAAAAAAATCCTTTTTTCATCAGTTGACCTACCTTAATGTTTCCATAGTTTAGTTCTTTTCATTAGATAACAACCGAAAATGCAAATAT containing:
- a CDS encoding fumarate hydratase, which translates into the protein MPEFFYADPFPLTQDTTEYKLLTKDYVSTIPFGDKEILKVEPEGLTFLAEKAMEDVSFYLRTEHLSKVRKILDDPEATPNDRFVAMALLKNAVIAADKQLPSCQDTGTGIVMAKKGEYVITGGDDAEALSRGIYNTYVNRNLRYSQVVPLTMYEEVNSGSNLPAQIDIYSTPGDKYSFLFLAKGGGSANKTYLFQETKALLNPASLEKFIADKVANLGTAACPPYHIAVVIGGTSAEANLKTVKLASAGYLDHLPTKGDKYGSAFRDLELEEKMLAASQKSGIGAQFGGKYLAHDFKVIRLPRHGASCPVGLGVSCSADRNIKAKITKDGIFLEKLEYDPTKFLPTIDDVDSNSEAVHINLNQPMPEILKLLSKYPVKTRVMLSGRLVVARDIAHAKLKEKLDKGEPLPDYFKNHPVYYAGPAKTPEGMPSGSFGPTTAGRMDTYVPVFQEKGYSMITLAKGNRSKVVTDSCKKNGGFYLGSIGGPAALLAKENIKKVEVLDFPELGMEAVWSIDVENFPAFIVVDDKGNDFFQMLH
- a CDS encoding class I SAM-dependent methyltransferase codes for the protein MEPKIFDQIAKQYDTEDRIQLAHRILEKLKPFLTNTKESCLLDFGCGTGLLGIPLTSLYKEVLFCDDSNVMLDVVQSKIQAQNITNAKTISLTNWIQTPTFSVDQILLSLVLLHIPDTQSILKTLSDRLKPNGKVFIVDFLKNEKVSHPKVHNGFVTEALEQTFKSIGFRAVISSVILEEKKVFMNDDASLFLLIAEK
- a CDS encoding DUF3703 domain-containing protein — encoded protein: MKLNLLMPTNFKVAYQNEIQNYKMSVSQNNDLAAWRFLERAHIIGQYYPVPHTGSHFRMFLFGIRKGDLREVYGQFIRMVFGWIGSLFNRIPVGNTGSASVPIFAPMPIPEDLRALLKNADTESKGLSGFKK
- a CDS encoding DUF3147 family protein; its protein translation is MVYLIFKYAVTAALVVFISEVAKRNDRLGSLIASLPFVSILTLVWLKMENVANDKISNHAYYTFWFVIPTLPMFLVFPRLNQWIGFWISLFVSILLTIFLFYLFQMILSRFGIHLFD
- a CDS encoding DUF1801 domain-containing protein, whose amino-acid sequence is MFATVEDYIKSLPEDQKVSFLKLRNLVKKNLPKGFEETFQYNMIAYVVPKKLYPAGYHVTPELALPFLHIACQKNGLALYHMGIYSDPKLLKWFQTEYPKHSSSKLDMGKSCIRFRKLEDIPWKLLGELVSKMSPTEWINLYESNRLKKNSKKAKLRKRATKKVASRKKSIVPRE
- a CDS encoding DUF3147 family protein — its product is MVYIIFKYAITAALVVIISEIVKRNDRLGSLIASLPLVMILTLIWLHLESASAEKISNHAYYTFWFVIPTLPMFLVFPKLNAMFGFWMALTLSSLMTILLFYLFQILLSRFGIQLFP
- a CDS encoding HNH endonuclease produces the protein MEKSNHWTREETIIAFNVYCKIPFNKSSKSNPIIIKYAKIIGRSPSALNMKIGNFGRLDPNLRMRGIVGLGNGSKLDEIIWNEFNENWESLAYESELLIAKYQNRTIEDSIAEDLEIIPLGKEKEVVIKSRINQSFFRSAVLSSYDLKCCITGLSVPELLVASHIVPWSRDEKNRINPRNGLCLNSLHDSAFDKGFITITPDFKIKISDSLNDYINDNAYLDMFKRYENQTINLPDKFLPSKEFLDFHFNHVFRK
- a CDS encoding OmpA family protein, producing MMKKGFFLSLILLVGLSISFTNCSSSEEKETPKETTSTTTENKTGVSSRDLNGALLDEINVALKDYRYPDGVRRRGFSYKQADIQAEDFKTWAKDNVAYIKDALAKLPDSYAIEITGHADASGPEEAEGSKKGNGYYSQIRSDAVKAALVKQGIPAERIVTKAAGSSKPISGFDEKDAINRRVTFQVVSK